Proteins encoded together in one Ipomoea triloba cultivar NCNSP0323 chromosome 4, ASM357664v1 window:
- the LOC116017795 gene encoding lignin-forming anionic peroxidase-like, which produces MPSHTTPCIVVLSCLLLLLSLSQCQGLLSPTFYNKTCPNALNIIRTGVNQAVSRERRMAASLIRLHFHDCFVQGCDASILLDETPTMESEKTALPNLGSARGYEVIDDIKHELETSCPGIVSCADVLSVAARDASVAVGGPSWTVKLGRRDSTKANHTIAETLPGPFDNLDTLISSFANKGLYARDLVALSGAHTIGQAQCFLFRDRIYDNGTDIDAGFASTRRRQCPKNTGNGQLAPLDVVTPNSFDNNYYKNLLQKKGLLQSDQVLFSGEGTHSIVLEYARSPQLFEADFASAMIKMSEIQPLTGQNGIIRKVCGAALHSSI; this is translated from the coding sequence ATGCCTTCTCATACTACGCCATGCATTGTTGTCTTATCATGTTTGCTTCTGCTTCTCTCTTTATCGCAATGCCAAGGCTTGCTCTCCCCTACATTTTACAACAAAACATGCCCCAACGCTCTCAACATCATTCGCACCGGCGTTAATCAAGCCGTGTCTCGTGAGCGTCGCATGGCGGCTTCCTTGATTCGTCTCCATTTTCACGATTGTTTTGTCCAAGGCTGCGACGCTTCAATCTTATTGGACGAAACACCCACCATGGAGAGTGAAAAGACCGCGTTGCCTAACCTTGGCTCTGCCAGGGGTTACGAGGTGATAGACGATATCAAGCATGAGTTAGAGACATCTTGTCCCGGTATTGTGTCTTGTGCTGATGTATTGTCGGTGGCTGCGCGTGATGCGTCAGTTGCTGTGGGAGGTCCGTCTTGGACAGTGAAGCTGGGAAGAAGAGATTCCACCAAGGCTAATCATACCATAGCTGAAACGCTTCCCGGCCCTTTTGACAATCTAGATACACTCATATCCAGTTTCGCTAACAAAGGCCTTTATGCAAGAGACTTGGTTGCGTTGTCTGGTGCACATACTATAGGCCAAGCTCAATGCTTCCTATTTCGCGATAGAATATACGACAACGGTACTGACATTGATGCGGGTTTTGCTAGCACTAGAAGACGCCAATGTCCAAAAAACACCGGAAATGGACAATTGGCACCACTTGATGTAGTGACCCCAAACTCCTTCGATAACAACTATTACAAGAACCTGTTGCAGAAGAAAGGTTTGCTTCAATCGGATCAAGTTTTATTCAGCGGTGAAGGAACTCACAGTATTGTTTTAGAGTACGCCAGAAGCCCTCAGTTATTCGAAGCAGATTTTGCATCAGCCATGATTAAAATGTCTGAAATTCAACCACTCACAGGTCAAAATGGGATCATTAGGAAAGTATGTGGTGCGGCGCTTCATTCTTCAATATAG